Proteins from a single region of Candidatus Eisenbacteria bacterium:
- a CDS encoding phosphodiester glycosidase family protein gives MRRSLHARWVLPVVAIAAAWVLWQNGRAPHWRTLQPGAEFATFTGSPYCQMGSATVAALRLDPRLVRVRARHWSQLGRAKPPGVLDWQRTTGALAVFNAGQFYPDLRYMGLYVSGGDTISARVHPGFQAALVASGGKGPRDARVLDLATSPLSRESGWSDVAQSFMLFDRGGGVRVKRTTRIANRTAVAEDPEGHVVVLVTEGAYTLAGFAELLMKSPLRLTHAMSMDGGLEAQLVVASGSYHYASFGRWPKQGEAGAPGAQVPLPAVITVEAP, from the coding sequence ATGCGGCGTTCGCTGCACGCCCGCTGGGTCCTGCCGGTCGTGGCGATCGCGGCGGCCTGGGTGTTGTGGCAGAACGGCCGCGCCCCGCACTGGCGGACGCTCCAGCCCGGGGCGGAGTTCGCGACCTTCACCGGCAGCCCGTACTGCCAGATGGGTTCCGCGACGGTCGCGGCGCTGCGGCTCGACCCCCGCCTCGTGCGGGTGCGCGCGCGGCACTGGTCGCAGCTCGGCCGCGCGAAGCCGCCGGGCGTGCTCGACTGGCAGCGCACCACCGGGGCGCTGGCCGTCTTCAACGCCGGGCAGTTCTACCCCGACCTGCGCTACATGGGGCTGTACGTGAGCGGTGGCGACACCATTTCCGCCCGCGTGCATCCGGGCTTTCAGGCCGCGCTGGTCGCCTCGGGAGGCAAGGGCCCGCGCGATGCGCGCGTGCTGGACCTCGCGACCTCGCCGCTCTCCCGCGAGAGCGGGTGGAGCGACGTGGCGCAGTCCTTCATGCTGTTCGATCGCGGAGGCGGCGTGCGCGTCAAGCGCACGACCCGCATCGCGAACCGCACCGCGGTGGCCGAGGACCCGGAGGGGCACGTCGTGGTGCTGGTGACCGAAGGCGCGTACACGCTCGCGGGATTCGCCGAGCTGCTCATGAAGTCGCCGCTGCGCCTGACGCACGCCATGAGCATGGACGGCGGCCTCGAAGCGCAGCTCGTCGTCGCGAGCGGCTCGTACCACTATGCGAGCTTCGGGCGCTGGCCCAAGCAGGGCGAAGCCGGCGCGCCGGGGGCGCAGGTGCCGCTGCCCGCCGTGATCACCGTCGAGGCGCCGTGA